In Phaseolus vulgaris cultivar G19833 chromosome 3, P. vulgaris v2.0, whole genome shotgun sequence, the sequence TTCTTCGGTATATTGTTCTCCCtggttgattaaaaaaattacttgtaTTATGTCAATGAACTTTCTTGTTGTGTTCATTGTCATTTCCTTTCCTCATTAATTTGGTTTAGTATGGGTTTGCAGGATGTTAGAGAAAGTAtgtaaagatccacaaatgctTGTTGACATTTTTGTGAATTATGATTGTGATCTTGAGGCGCCAAACTTGTTTGAACGAATGGTATAATCTTACTGCGCAATATATTATAGCATTATAGACAGCATGTAAATTAGTTGTGTCctctttaaatataataatcatttattttcTAAACCAATGTGTAGGTTACTACTCTGTCCAAAATAGCTCAAGGGACTCAAAATGCTGATCCAAATTCAGTTGTTGTTTCTCAAACAGCTTCAATTAAAGGCTCATCACTTCAAGTAgatttagttgttttttttggaaatcattaatttgttgaataaatGTTTTTGATAAAAGTTGCTGGTTGATCACATTTTCTTTGTCTTTCTCAGGGTCTTGTGAGTGTGCTTAAATCACTGGTTGATTGGGAGCAATCACATAGGGTTTTGGAAAAGTTAAAGAATAATCAGCAGGAAGGGATCTCGGCTGAAGATTCTTCTGAAATAAGAGTCAGGGAAGATGTGACTAGTGATTTTGAGAAGGCTAAGGCTCATAAATCCACGTTGGAGGCTGCCATTGCTGAGGTATAGATAATGTTTTTTCAAAGTATTTTAACAGGGAAGGGGAAATTTGTCTTAGCCTTCTTTTGCATAATGATGGAGTTATGGTTGGGGGCTGACTTATGGTTTTAATAATCTTTTAGTTCAACAGAAAACCAATGAAGGGGGTGGAGTATCTAGTATCAAATAAGTTGGTGGAAAACACACCTGCTTCAGTTGctcaatttttgaaaaacacTCCCAGTTTGGATAAGGTTGTGACTCTTCTCTAGTATTCTTTATCTACCATTGCATCTAAATTTGGTCTGGAATATGTAAGTGTTGGTTGCTTTCAGGCTACAATTGGTGACTATTTAGGTCAACATGAAGAGTTCCCCCTCGCTGTGATGCATGCTTTTGTAGATTCAATGAAATTTTCTGGATTGAAATTCGATACTGCAATCAGGGAGTTTCTTAAAGGATTCCGACTTCCTGGGGAAGCTCAAAAGATAGATCGGATCATGGAAAAGTTTGCAGAGAGGTAATGGCATTTTTGTACATGCAAATTCCCTTCATTCCCCTTTCCTGAGTGGTGATCAGTGTCCTATCTGCAGAACTGTGATTGAACAATTGGATGTATTCATTTATGCATCTGTGTTGGAATCTCCTTGTGTGCGGGATATTGTAGACATGTGCACAATAATTATGCATCACCATTATTTCTTTTAAGAGTTTTATTAACAGCTCAGTTGTTTAACCAGTGTGCTAGTAAGTTATTGATTTCCTTGAACCTACATAGTGGGAACAAAGGAAAACTGACAGTTCTATTTGTTAATCTACATATGGACTCAGGTTAAGATGTCTGAGTGTTTTGTGAGGTGTCAAATTTTGTTTACTTGTCATGTCATAATAATCCACTTCGATTGGTTCAAAATTAACACTGTTTTATGCATATTATGTCTTATACTTTATATTTCATGGGCTTGACACCTTGTACCTGTACtgatattttatatcttttgcgCGTGCTGTCTATACAGATACTGTGCAGACAATCCAGGCCTTTTTAAAAATGCAGATACAGCATATGTGCTAGCTTATGCTGTTATTATGTTAAATACTGATGCTCATAATCCAATGGTGTGGCCCAAGATGGCCAAGTCAGATTTTGTTCGCATGAATGCTAGGGATGATCCAGATGAATGTGCTCCTAGAGAACTACTGGAAGAGATCTATGATTCCATTGTCAAAGAGGAGATTAAAATGAAAGATGACACGTCTTTAATTGGAAAAACCAGCAGACAGAAGCCAGAGGGTGAAGAAGGACGCCTTGTCAGTATTCTTAACCTTGCACTCCCTAAAAGAAAGTCATCCGAAGATGCCAAGTCTGAAAGTGAGGCCATCATTAAGAAAACACAAGCTATTTTCAGAAATCAAGGGGTGAAAAGAGGAGTTTTCTACACTGCCCAGCAGATTGAACTTGTAAGACCCATGGTGGAAGCTGTTGGGTGGCCTTTGCTTGCTACTTTTTCTGTAACTATGGAGGAAGGCGATAACAAGCCTCGAGTTGTTTTGTTGATGGAGGGATTTAGAGCTGGCATACATATTACGTTTGTGCTCGGAATGGATACCATGCGATATGCATTTCTAACATCTCTCGTAAGGTATAGATTCCTGTAGCCCACGTCAACCCACATCCTCCAAAAAGTGTTGCTTTGATTATTATAAGTTATCTgctatttctttattttgatatgCTAGGGAAAGATGGTGCATTGTGCACGAGAATACTGAATGGAAACATTGATGTTTGGTACAGTTGACCAGGTTCATTTAGTTTCTTTGTTAACACCTCAGGTTTACTTTCTTGCATGCCCCCAAGGAAATGCGTAGTAAAAATGTGGAAGCTTTGCGCACGTTGTTGGTCCTATGTGAATCAGATACGAATGCTCTTCAAGATACATGGAATGCAGTTCTGGAATGTGTTTCTCGCCTTGAATTTATAACATCAACTCCTTCAATTTCTGCTACTGTTATGCATGGGTCAAATCAAATCTCCAAGGATGCTGTTGTTCAATCTCTGAGAGAATTAGCTGGAAAACCTGCTGAACAAGTTTTTATGAATAGTGTCAAACTACCTAGTGATTCAGTTGTGGAATTCTTCACTGCTCTCTGTGGTGTATCAGCTGAAGAGCTAAAACAAACTCCAGCTCGTGTCTTCAGCTTGCAGAAGCTTGTTGAAATTAGTTATTACAATATGGCTCGAATACGTATGGTATATCTCTTATCAACTGTCAGTTGGATAATTTTTATTCATCGTTTTAATGTTTCTTGTCTTGTAAGTTACCTTTGGCAGTTTTTTCTGCTCACTTTATTTTTTAAGCTATTAGACTTttgttattcttaattttttgtttatatgtaTTGGCTCAAATGTGTTGTTTCCTTGAGGAAATTCAATAATTGGATTTAGTTTATGCATATATAATAGAAAGCACATATCTGTACATGTATGAATGCTTTGATAACTATTGACTACCGAGGAATAATTTGAAAGTATCATTTTGCTCAAGCTATCTGTTATCGCTAAGAAGCTTTGGTTTCATTCCATTAATTGTTGAACTATAGCATCCTTCCACCCCTTGTATAATATTGTCTTTTTGATGCTGCCCTGAGTGCATTTCTAAGCTCTAATTGTGATGCTTTTAAGGTATGGGCTAGAATCTGGACTGTTCTTGCAAATCACTTTATATCAGCTGGGAGTCATCATGATGAGAAAATTGCTATGTATGCCATAGATTCTCTAAGACAGCTTAGCATAAAGTATTTGGAGCGTGCTGAACTGGCCAAGTTCTCTTTCCAAAATGATATTCTCAAACCATTCGTTGTTCTTATGCGAAATAGTCAAAGTGAATCCAAAAGGAGGCTAATTGTTGACTGCATTGTCCAGGTGTTGTAGGCGTGAATTTTTATTCTTTGTGCATTTGAGCTTAATATCATTATATACATTAACTGAAGTTCAGCTGGAACTGTTGCCTATTGCAGATGATAAAATCTAAGGTTGGAAGCATAAAGTCTGGGTGGCGTAGTGTATTTATGATTTTTACAGCTTCTGCAGATGATGAACTAGAATCTATTGTGGAGAGTGCATTTGAAAATGTTGAGCAGGGTAGGAATGATATTCTTTGATTGTGTCATTGCATTACTATTGCAATTATGGTGTATCTAACATGTTGAAATTTTGCAGTCATCTTAGAACACTTTGATCAAGTAGTGGGAGACTGTTTCATGGATTGCGTGAATTGTCTGATTAGATTTGCCAACAATAAAAGTTCACATCGCATTAGTTTGAAGGCTATTGCACTCCTGCGGATCTGTGAGGACCGTCTTGCAGAGGTTTGCTGGGTTATCTGTAGGAAATTGCTTTCCTTAATTTGAAGGTTGCACACACAAAGTATGCatgcacacacacacacattactagaaAAAAATGGGTAGATGTTTATTTCAAAGTCCAGTAAGTTTGGCCCACTAGACTTATCTGCAATCTACATGTTTTTAAGAGGGTTTGAATTCTCAGTACAGAGATGTAAAATGCTGGAAGCTAAActgttttaatattattttttcaaatgttCAATCTTTTCACAAGCTGAGAGACATCTTAGTTAAAAAATGAAAAGCTCTGTTTTGATATTGCATTGATATCTACCAATGTTGAAAACAGAAATTTGTGGAAAAACTAAAGGGGGCATGCTAACATAGCTCATGGTTTTGATTAATGTGTGATTAAATGTACTACCAATGTTGAGAACAGAAATTTGAGGAAAAACTAAAGGGGGCAGGCATACTAACTTAGCTCATGGTTCTGAGTAATGTGTGATTAAATGTACATTGTTTAAGGATTTAGAAACTGTTTATTCATTTTTACTGTCAATAATTAGTTCCGTTCCTTGCATTGGTACCTGTCCATTAAGTGGCTTAAATTGTTTGTCTTCTTAAGGGCCTTATTCCTGGAGGTGCTTTAATGCCTATTAATGCTAATTTGGATGCGACTTTGGAAGTAACTGAGCATTTTTGGTTCCCAATGCTCGCTGGTTTATCTGATCTAACCTCAGATCAAAGGCCAGAGGTCAGAAGTTGTGCTCTTGAAGTCTTGTTTGATTTATTGAATGAAAGAGGTAGCAAGTTCTCCACATCATTTTGGGAGAGTATTTTTCATCGAGTTCTTTTTCCAATTTTTGATCACGTGAGACATGCTGGAAAAGAGGGCTTTGTTTCCACTGATGATGATTGGTTTCGTGAAACAAGCATTCATTCGCTTCAGCTGCTATGCAACCTTTTCAACACATTCTATAAGGTAGTAAACTAAAACAGTACTGTTTTCTATTCTTGTAACTTAAACAAGCATGAGTGTGAAATTTTGCTTTAAAAAAGTTAGCAAACATGGTGCTAAAGTTTTGATGAAAAATTGCTCGTGTTGACTTTGTTAGTTTATTGGATTAGAtgcttttattattataaatatgtatGAAATTCAGGTTCAGAATGTATCTGATTTCTGTTAAATATCAAAACTCATGAGAAATCTTGCTTCCAGGAGGTTTGTTTTATGTTACCTCCACTACTGGGTCTGCTGTTAGATTGTGCGAAAAAAACAGATCAAACAGTGGTCTCGATATCTCTTGGTGCTTTGGTGCATCTCATTGAAGTAGGTGGACACCAATTCAGTCCGAGTGACTGGGATACATTACTTAAAAGCATAAGGTgtaaattttttcttattttctgaACATTCATTTTAGTTAATATCAACTATAAAACATCTATTTAATCTTGATCTCCAGAGATGCTTCATACGCTACACAACCTGTAGAACTGCTCAATGCATTAACTTTTGATAATCTGAGAAACCCTGGAAGCATTATTAGTGATTCTGAAGGCAACCTAGGGGACACTGGTGCCATCAGGTCTATTGACAATGAGGTAATGGCTGATCATCAACTTAATGTCAATGGTAATGGGAAGTTATCCCCGTTGGCATCCTCAAATACAAATGCTGATGAAGTTGAAGATTCTGTACCACAGACAAATGTAGATCAGTCTGAaggttagtttttttaattttttttagtttaatgtGTGTGAAAGCATGCTCATCTCAGGCACGAAAGTGAGAAGTGGTACCAATTATAAAAAACATTCATCGAAGTTAGCTTGTTAAAAATGTGAAGTATCTCGTCAAAAATCCCCCAAATTTCATGGTGGGGCCTTAGAAGCTGCATTAAATTGGAAAAATGAAGTATGGATTGGGCATTAATTGATACTGAAGAGAAAATGAATTTGCTTGATGCCATCAAGGAAGTGTTTATTATTGTAGGTCTTCCATCTCCATCAGGAAGAACTCCCAAATCGGCAGAAGGGGGAGGTTTCCAGCGTAGTCAAACCTTGGGTCAACGAATTATGGGAAATGTGGAAAATCTCTTCCTTCGAAATCTTACAAAATCTAAAAGCCATATATCTGATGCTTCTCAACCATCATCTCCAGTTAAGGTATCATGTTATCTTTAGCGCAAAAGAAATTGACCTTTATTATCCTGTGAATACATCTCTTATGTCACTCCGGTTTAGGTTGCTGATACTGTAGAGCCAGATATGAAGAATGAGGAGAGTCCTTTGCTGGCAGCTGTCAGGGGAAAGTGCATTACACAGTTATTACTTCTTGGTGCTATTGATGGTATTCAGGTTtgtgtgtttatttattttctttgttcaGTTCTCATTTTTTTGGGTTCCCTTAAATTTGTTATTCGACGGCTAAGATTCTGTATAGGGAAAGGGGAAGGTTTTCCTCCCTTTTCTCCTTTCATTAGGTCTTAGAAAAAATTCAGTTTGAGGAAGTACCTCTTTCACACTGTATATATACGAGGAAAAGACTGAGAATGTAATTTGAGACCCATTTGTTTAAATAGATTTGGTGGTGGAGGGAGTTTGGGAACCCACCACCTTCTTGCCAAATGGAGGAGTTTGATAAAAGGATGATTATCTTCTTCCAACTATGTTTTCTAATTATTTGCAGAAGAAATATTGGGCTAAGTTAAAAGCAGAGGAGAAGATTTC encodes:
- the LOC137807122 gene encoding brefeldin A-inhibited guanine nucleotide-exchange protein 5; this encodes MAGGAAGGFVTRAFDSMLKECSGKKFPELHKAIQNYTDITKEVSQKKRSEVNQAAPSAESGSANETDVGVATKTEADQSEKAEHASDDRPKTGNINVVLASAGNTLEGADAEIVLNPLRLAFETKSLKILESALDCLHKLIAYDHLEGDPGLEGGKNVPLFTDILNMVCSCVDNSSPDSTILQVLKVLLTAVASTKFRVHGEPLLGVIRVCYNIALNSKSPINQATSKAMLTQMISIIFRRMETDPVEAPSGSGGQTISKAASAENLNPKSDESSTGDSNEKEMSLGDALSQAKDASPTSLEELQNLAGGADIKGLEAVLDKAVHTEDGKKITRGIDLESMGIVQRDALLVFRTLCKMGMKEDNDEVTTKTRILSLELLQGLLEGVSHSFTKNFHFIDSVKAYLSYALLRASVSQSPVIFQYATGIFLVLLLRFRESLKGEIGIFFPLIVLRPLDGLEVPVNQKLSVLRMLEKVCKDPQMLVDIFVNYDCDLEAPNLFERMVTTLSKIAQGTQNADPNSVVVSQTASIKGSSLQGLVSVLKSLVDWEQSHRVLEKLKNNQQEGISAEDSSEIRVREDVTSDFEKAKAHKSTLEAAIAEFNRKPMKGVEYLVSNKLVENTPASVAQFLKNTPSLDKATIGDYLGQHEEFPLAVMHAFVDSMKFSGLKFDTAIREFLKGFRLPGEAQKIDRIMEKFAERYCADNPGLFKNADTAYVLAYAVIMLNTDAHNPMVWPKMAKSDFVRMNARDDPDECAPRELLEEIYDSIVKEEIKMKDDTSLIGKTSRQKPEGEEGRLVSILNLALPKRKSSEDAKSESEAIIKKTQAIFRNQGVKRGVFYTAQQIELVRPMVEAVGWPLLATFSVTMEEGDNKPRVVLLMEGFRAGIHITFVLGMDTMRYAFLTSLVRFTFLHAPKEMRSKNVEALRTLLVLCESDTNALQDTWNAVLECVSRLEFITSTPSISATVMHGSNQISKDAVVQSLRELAGKPAEQVFMNSVKLPSDSVVEFFTALCGVSAEELKQTPARVFSLQKLVEISYYNMARIRMVWARIWTVLANHFISAGSHHDEKIAMYAIDSLRQLSIKYLERAELAKFSFQNDILKPFVVLMRNSQSESKRRLIVDCIVQMIKSKVGSIKSGWRSVFMIFTASADDELESIVESAFENVEQVILEHFDQVVGDCFMDCVNCLIRFANNKSSHRISLKAIALLRICEDRLAEGLIPGGALMPINANLDATLEVTEHFWFPMLAGLSDLTSDQRPEVRSCALEVLFDLLNERGSKFSTSFWESIFHRVLFPIFDHVRHAGKEGFVSTDDDWFRETSIHSLQLLCNLFNTFYKEVCFMLPPLLGLLLDCAKKTDQTVVSISLGALVHLIEVGGHQFSPSDWDTLLKSIRDASYATQPVELLNALTFDNLRNPGSIISDSEGNLGDTGAIRSIDNEVMADHQLNVNGNGKLSPLASSNTNADEVEDSVPQTNVDQSEGLPSPSGRTPKSAEGGGFQRSQTLGQRIMGNVENLFLRNLTKSKSHISDASQPSSPVKVADTVEPDMKNEESPLLAAVRGKCITQLLLLGAIDGIQKKYWAKLKAEEKISIMDILLSLLEFAASYNSSTNLRTRMHQISDERPPINLLRQELAGTGIYLDILQKATCGFETKKEKSPDSDGFQDVDSTEVNGLSFNQDSDAEEKFERLAEEKLVSFCEQVLREASDLQSSTGEANNMDIHRVLELRAPIIVKVLQSMSFMNNKIFRTHLRELYPLLTKLVCCDQMDVRGALGDLFQAQLKPLLP